A window of the Buchnera aphidicola str. Sg (Schizaphis graminum) genome harbors these coding sequences:
- the epmB gene encoding EF-P beta-lysylation protein EpmB yields the protein MKHYNTKKLNREKDSWLYEISNSIVEPKKLLKFLHLEKYPKYYDSKPKKVFPFRVPYSFASRMKKNDPKDPLLLQVITKNQEFLNNLQFNEDPVKEKKDIVLPGLLHKYKDRVLWILKTNCAINCRYCFRKHFPYEKNKGNKKNWIQILHYISQNIELNEVILSGGDPLMAKDHELLWLITSLSKIKHIKRLRIHTRLPIVIPNRITSDLCQIFSNSVLKIIIVTHINHPQEINEQLSDSLLKLKKSNVILLNQSVLLKNINDNAIILAELSSRLCENNIIPYYLHILDKVKGTSHFLVSNKKAKSIISDLMKMISGFLVPRLVFDNGSKDNKLIII from the coding sequence ATGAAACATTACAACACAAAAAAATTAAATAGAGAAAAAGATTCATGGTTATATGAAATTTCAAATTCTATTGTTGAACCAAAAAAACTGTTAAAATTTCTTCATTTAGAAAAGTATCCAAAATATTACGATTCTAAACCAAAAAAAGTTTTTCCATTTCGTGTTCCTTATTCTTTTGCATCAAGAATGAAAAAAAACGACCCTAAAGATCCATTATTATTACAAGTTATTACAAAAAATCAAGAATTTTTAAATAATTTACAATTTAACGAAGATCCTGTAAAAGAAAAAAAAGACATTGTTTTACCAGGACTATTACATAAATATAAAGATAGAGTATTATGGATATTAAAAACAAATTGTGCTATTAATTGTAGATATTGTTTTAGAAAACATTTTCCATATGAAAAAAATAAAGGGAATAAAAAAAACTGGATTCAGATACTTCATTATATTAGTCAAAACATAGAGTTAAATGAAGTCATTTTGTCAGGAGGAGATCCGTTAATGGCAAAAGATCATGAATTACTATGGCTTATTACATCTTTATCTAAAATAAAACACATAAAAAGATTAAGAATTCATACCAGACTACCTATTGTAATACCAAATCGAATAACTTCTGATCTCTGTCAAATTTTTTCAAATTCTGTTTTAAAAATCATTATTGTTACTCATATTAATCATCCTCAAGAAATTAATGAACAATTAAGCGATAGTCTATTGAAATTAAAAAAATCTAACGTTATTTTACTTAATCAAAGTGTTTTACTAAAAAACATAAACGATAATGCTATTATTTTAGCAGAACTGAGCAGTCGTTTATGTGAAAATAATATTATTCCATATTATTTACATATTTTAGATAAAGTTAAAGGAACGTCACATTTTTTAGTTTCAAATAAAAAAGCTAAATCTATCATATCAGATTTAATGAAAATGATATCAGGTTTTTTAGTACCGAGATTAGTTTTTGATAATGGATCGAAAGATAACAAGTTAATTATCATTTAG
- the glmS gene encoding glutamine--fructose-6-phosphate transaminase (isomerizing): MCGIVAAVTQRNIIDFLLEGIKKLEYRGYDSSGLAIINKNQNIVRIRCVGRVNKLLKKVKKKKLFSNIGLAHTRWATHGQVSEKNTHPHISSHIAVVHNGVIENNTKLRHFLEKKGYIFYSDTDTEVIAHLLHWEQTKTGESLVEVIQRSKMKLNGNYSMVVMDAYNSSRLIAVRSGSPLVIGLGIKENFIASDQIALLNITKRFIYLEEGDTAIVETKKINIFNKNNLIIKRKEITSNVKYKSINKGKYKHYMEKEIYEQPISIQNTLNNRIKKDTINFSELGDREKKFFLNAEHIQIVACGTSYHAAMVSRYWFESLANIPCDVEIASEFSSRKLAVRKKSVFITLSQSGETADTLAALRISKKLGYLGSLTICNMKGSSLVQESDCYLLTKAGIEIGVASTKSFTTQLTVLLMLIAKITKLKKQKNNIEKKIAQILSLLPSKVEAILKKNTLIKTLANQLCNKKNILFLGRGDQYPIAMEGALKLKEISYIHAEAYPSGELKHGPLALIDKNIPVIITAPKNSLLEKTKKNIKEICARGGIIYVFSDQEIDLEKNMTIIKIPYVEEIIAPILYIIPLQLLAYYIALSKGKNIDQPRHLAKSVTVE; the protein is encoded by the coding sequence ATGTGTGGTATTGTTGCTGCAGTAACACAACGTAACATAATTGATTTTCTTCTCGAAGGTATTAAAAAATTAGAATATCGTGGATATGACTCTTCAGGATTAGCTATAATAAATAAAAACCAAAATATTGTTCGGATCCGATGCGTAGGAAGAGTAAATAAGCTTTTAAAAAAAGTTAAGAAAAAAAAATTATTCAGTAATATTGGTCTTGCTCACACTAGATGGGCTACTCATGGACAAGTTTCAGAAAAAAATACACATCCTCACATATCTTCACATATTGCAGTAGTCCATAACGGAGTAATTGAAAACAACACAAAATTACGACATTTTTTAGAAAAAAAAGGCTATATATTTTATTCAGATACAGATACAGAGGTAATCGCACATTTATTGCATTGGGAACAAACTAAAACAGGAGAATCACTAGTAGAAGTTATACAAAGGAGCAAAATGAAATTAAACGGAAATTATAGTATGGTTGTTATGGATGCCTACAATTCATCAAGATTAATAGCCGTTCGCTCTGGAAGTCCTTTAGTTATTGGATTAGGTATCAAAGAAAACTTTATAGCTTCAGATCAAATTGCATTATTAAATATCACTAAACGTTTTATATATTTAGAAGAAGGAGATACTGCTATTGTTGAAACCAAAAAAATAAATATTTTTAATAAAAATAATCTTATAATTAAAAGAAAAGAAATTACATCTAATGTAAAATATAAATCAATAAATAAAGGTAAGTATAAACATTATATGGAAAAAGAAATATATGAACAACCTATTTCAATTCAAAATACATTAAATAATCGTATAAAAAAAGACACAATTAATTTTTCCGAATTAGGAGATAGAGAAAAAAAATTTTTTTTAAATGCAGAACATATTCAAATAGTAGCATGTGGTACATCTTATCATGCTGCAATGGTTTCTAGATATTGGTTTGAATCACTTGCTAACATTCCATGTGATGTTGAAATAGCTTCTGAATTTTCTTCACGAAAATTAGCAGTTAGAAAAAAAAGTGTTTTTATTACCTTATCACAATCTGGTGAAACAGCAGACACATTAGCAGCGCTTAGAATTTCAAAAAAACTAGGTTATCTAGGAAGTTTAACTATATGCAATATGAAAGGTTCATCTTTAGTTCAAGAATCTGATTGTTATTTATTAACTAAAGCAGGAATAGAAATAGGAGTAGCTTCAACAAAATCTTTTACTACACAGTTAACTGTTTTACTAATGTTAATAGCAAAAATAACAAAATTAAAAAAACAAAAAAATAATATTGAAAAAAAAATTGCACAAATACTAAGTCTTCTACCGTCTAAAGTAGAAGCAATTTTAAAAAAAAACACTCTAATTAAAACTCTTGCAAATCAATTATGTAACAAAAAAAATATATTATTTCTCGGACGAGGAGATCAATATCCTATTGCTATGGAAGGAGCTTTAAAATTAAAAGAAATTTCTTATATTCATGCTGAAGCTTATCCTTCTGGAGAATTGAAGCACGGTCCTCTTGCATTAATTGATAAAAATATACCAGTTATTATTACAGCACCAAAAAATTCATTACTTGAAAAAACAAAAAAAAATATTAAAGAGATATGCGCGAGAGGTGGTATAATTTACGTTTTTTCAGATCAAGAAATTGATTTAGAAAAAAACATGACTATTATAAAAATTCCTTACGTAGAAGAAATAATAGCACCTATTTTATATATAATTCCATTGCAATTGCTTGCTTATTATATTGCATTGAGTAAAGGAAAAAATATTGATCAACCAAGACATCTTGCAAAATCAGTTACAGTAGAATAA
- the metR gene encoding HTH-type transcriptional regulator MetR, producing the protein MIEIKHLRTLQALKNNGSLSAAAIQLHQTQSAISHQFNELEKKLGFKLFIRKSNPIKFTAQGEILLQLSKEILPKIHKAIQNCKKTHQMIIKLAIECHSCIQWLTPALKIFQKKWPRVEIDFYSDMIFSPQPSLQQGKLDIVLTSEVLPRSNLFYFPIFDFEVRLVLSPNHPLAQKKHNILPEDLISEILMIYPVKRDKLDIWKFFLQPAGIIPIFKNVNNTLLLIQMVAAKMGITALPHWVVDTFEKQGLVVTKKLGDGIWKRLYAAIRDGDQKELIIKNFIYAIRLHVCTHLKFIRDTQKPHFFKNVKNI; encoded by the coding sequence ATGATCGAAATAAAACATCTTCGAACACTGCAAGCATTAAAAAACAATGGTTCATTAAGTGCGGCTGCAATTCAATTGCATCAAACACAATCAGCAATATCTCATCAATTTAATGAGTTAGAAAAAAAATTAGGTTTTAAATTATTTATTAGAAAAAGCAACCCTATAAAGTTTACAGCACAAGGTGAAATTTTACTGCAATTATCAAAAGAAATACTACCAAAAATTCATAAAGCAATACAAAATTGTAAAAAAACTCATCAGATGATTATTAAGCTCGCGATTGAATGTCATAGTTGTATTCAATGGTTAACACCAGCATTAAAAATTTTTCAAAAAAAATGGCCAAGAGTAGAAATAGATTTTTATTCAGATATGATTTTTAGTCCTCAACCTTCTCTTCAACAAGGAAAATTAGACATTGTATTAACTTCAGAAGTTTTACCAAGAAGCAATTTGTTTTATTTTCCTATATTTGATTTTGAAGTTCGTTTAGTATTATCTCCTAATCATCCTTTAGCTCAAAAAAAACATAATATCCTTCCAGAAGATTTAATTTCTGAAATACTTATGATATATCCTGTTAAACGTGATAAATTAGATATATGGAAATTTTTTTTACAACCAGCTGGAATCATACCAATCTTTAAAAATGTAAATAACACTTTACTTTTAATTCAAATGGTTGCAGCAAAAATGGGCATTACTGCATTACCACATTGGGTAGTAGACACTTTTGAAAAACAAGGTTTAGTAGTGACAAAAAAATTAGGAGATGGAATATGGAAACGTTTATATGCTGCTATACGTGACGGTGATCAAAAAGAACTAATAATAAAAAATTTTATTTATGCTATACGTTTACATGTTTGTACTCATTTAAAATTCATTCGTGATACACAAAAACCGCATTTTTTTAAAAACGTTAAAAACATTTAA
- the efp gene encoding elongation factor P — translation MRVYHSNNFRSGRKIIFEKEPCLIESSEFVKPGKGQSFVRVKLRKLLTKQLIEKTFKSTDSLEIADVSEYTLSYLYNDGHFWYFINNNFEELSVDKKIVGVNKKWLSEQDTCVITFWNNQAISITPNIFVELKVIDTEIALKSDTINTTTKLATLSTGAILKVPLFIQIGSLIKVDTRSGEYVSRIK, via the coding sequence ATGAGAGTATATCATAGTAATAACTTTCGTTCAGGTCGTAAAATTATTTTTGAAAAAGAACCTTGTTTAATAGAGTCTAGTGAATTTGTTAAACCTGGAAAAGGTCAATCTTTTGTTCGTGTAAAATTAAGAAAATTGTTAACAAAGCAATTAATAGAAAAAACATTTAAATCTACAGATTCTTTAGAAATAGCTGATGTTTCAGAATATACATTATCTTATTTATATAACGATGGTCATTTTTGGTATTTTATTAATAATAATTTTGAAGAATTATCAGTAGATAAAAAAATTGTTGGTGTCAATAAAAAGTGGTTATCAGAACAAGATACATGTGTTATTACTTTTTGGAATAATCAAGCAATTTCTATTACACCTAACATTTTTGTGGAACTTAAAGTGATAGATACAGAGATAGCATTAAAGAGTGATACAATAAACACTACTACTAAATTAGCAACATTAAGTACAGGTGCAATCCTAAAAGTTCCTTTATTTATACAAATTGGATCATTAATTAAAGTAGACACTAGATCTGGTGAATATGTGTCTAGAATTAAATAA
- the dnaC gene encoding DNA replication protein DnaC encodes MTFYNEFFKRLQRLMPSNVKPKFESDQDLLAWNQEQGRLSSESILRENKAMKMQRVLGRSGIRELYMNCSFENYKIEHDGQRKVLKAAKRYAEEFNENIASFIFSGRPGTGKNHLASAIGNYLILHGKSILIVTVADLMSNMKGTFSGTSNITEENLLHNLSSVDLLMIDEIGMQTESRYEKVIINQIVDRRSSSKRSTGMLSNLDHRGMKNLLGERVIDRMRLGNSLWLTFEWDSYRQYVRGDEY; translated from the coding sequence ATGACATTTTATAATGAATTTTTTAAACGCCTTCAACGTCTTATGCCTAGTAATGTAAAACCAAAATTTGAAAGTGATCAAGATTTATTAGCTTGGAATCAAGAACAAGGTAGGCTATCTTCAGAATCTATATTACGTGAAAACAAAGCTATGAAAATGCAACGCGTTTTAGGAAGATCAGGAATACGTGAATTATATATGAATTGTTCTTTTGAAAACTATAAAATTGAACATGATGGACAAAGAAAGGTACTGAAAGCAGCAAAACGTTATGCTGAAGAATTTAATGAAAACATTGCAAGTTTTATTTTTTCAGGAAGACCAGGAACTGGAAAAAATCATTTAGCATCAGCTATAGGTAATTATTTAATTTTACATGGAAAAAGTATTTTAATTGTAACAGTAGCAGATTTAATGTCTAATATGAAAGGTACATTTAGTGGTACTAGTAATATCACTGAAGAAAATTTATTACATAATCTTAGTAGTGTTGATTTGTTAATGATTGATGAAATTGGTATGCAAACTGAATCACGTTATGAGAAGGTAATTATCAATCAAATAGTTGATAGGAGATCATCTTCTAAGCGTTCTACTGGGATGTTATCTAATTTAGATCACAGAGGTATGAAAAATTTATTAGGAGAAAGAGTAATTGATAGAATGCGTTTAGGTAATAGTCTATGGTTAACTTTTGAATGGGATAGCTATAGACAATACGTAAGGGGGGATGAATATTAA
- the glmU gene encoding bifunctional UDP-N-acetylglucosamine diphosphorylase/glucosamine-1-phosphate N-acetyltransferase GlmU, whose translation MLKKEINVVILAAGKGTRMQSSYPKVLHKLGGKTILEHVINIAKSVKPKKIILVYNNKEKEIKSKISDTSIDWVIQKEQKGTGDAILKASKKFSDKDDIVVLYGDMPYISIESIKKLFTSKKQSDISLLTAYVKNPDGYGRVFKKNGKVIKIIEEQDANFHEKKIKEVYSGTFIANGKDLKRWLNQINNKNIKKEFYATDIVHFANLENSTIKTVQVLNCKEILGVNNKLQLSILEKIFRKKQVNDLLLSGVTLKDPNHFILRGILKHGKNIEIDTGVILEGNIILGNNIKIGVGSVIKNSFIDDQTEIKEYTIIENVKIGKKCIIGPFAHLRPKTVLDDQIHVGNFVEIKDSIIKKESKIKHLSYFGNSEIGSQVNIGAGSITCNYDGVNKFKTIIGDNVLIGANTKLIAPIKITKNATIAAGTTLTQDVNTPCLIYNNKEQKQKKNWKRPQKIIKKTDQ comes from the coding sequence ATGTTAAAAAAAGAAATAAATGTAGTAATACTTGCAGCTGGAAAAGGAACAAGAATGCAATCTAGCTATCCTAAGGTATTACATAAATTAGGTGGAAAAACAATTTTAGAACATGTTATAAATATAGCAAAATCTGTTAAACCTAAAAAAATTATATTAGTTTATAACAATAAAGAAAAAGAAATAAAATCTAAAATTAGTGACACTTCTATAGATTGGGTTATTCAAAAAGAACAAAAGGGAACAGGGGATGCTATACTAAAAGCATCTAAAAAATTTTCAGATAAAGACGATATAGTAGTTCTTTATGGAGATATGCCATATATTTCAATTGAATCAATAAAAAAATTATTTACCTCTAAAAAACAATCTGATATTAGCTTATTGACTGCATACGTTAAAAATCCTGATGGATACGGACGAGTCTTTAAAAAAAATGGGAAAGTTATTAAAATAATAGAAGAACAAGATGCTAATTTTCACGAAAAAAAAATTAAAGAAGTATATTCTGGAACCTTCATAGCAAATGGAAAAGATCTAAAAAGATGGCTAAATCAAATTAATAATAAAAATATTAAAAAAGAATTTTATGCAACCGATATTGTCCATTTTGCTAATTTAGAAAACAGTACTATTAAAACAGTACAAGTTTTAAACTGTAAAGAAATATTAGGTGTAAATAATAAACTACAATTATCTATTTTAGAAAAAATTTTTCGAAAAAAACAGGTTAATGATTTACTTCTTTCAGGTGTAACGTTAAAAGATCCAAATCATTTTATTTTAAGAGGAATATTAAAACATGGAAAAAATATAGAAATCGATACTGGTGTTATATTAGAAGGAAATATAATTTTAGGAAATAATATCAAAATTGGAGTTGGATCTGTGATTAAAAATAGCTTTATTGACGATCAAACTGAAATTAAAGAATATACAATTATAGAAAACGTCAAAATAGGCAAAAAATGTATTATAGGTCCTTTTGCGCATTTACGACCTAAAACTGTATTAGATGATCAAATTCATGTAGGTAATTTTGTTGAAATTAAGGATAGTATCATAAAAAAAGAATCTAAGATTAAACACCTAAGTTATTTTGGAAATTCTGAAATTGGTTCTCAAGTTAATATTGGAGCAGGTAGTATCACATGCAATTATGATGGTGTCAATAAATTCAAAACTATTATTGGTGATAACGTTTTAATAGGTGCTAACACAAAGTTAATTGCACCCATTAAAATTACGAAAAATGCGACGATAGCAGCAGGAACTACCTTAACTCAAGACGTTAATACACCATGTTTGATTTATAATAATAAAGAACAAAAACAAAAAAAAAACTGGAAACGTCCTCAAAAAATCATAAAAAAAACTGATCAATAA
- the ftsY gene encoding signal recognition particle-docking protein FtsY, which produces MNFDKKNSFFSWINSKIKKNNKKEKKENILLKKEKEGIHTIQNIDNKKIDFLFKLKNSLNKTKQFFGDSISRIFLSKKIDDAFFEELEDTMLLSDIGVHTTDQIISKLINDATHKELKNPEKVYFLLKEHMYSILNRVEKPLKISNHTPFVILVVGINGTGKTTTVSKLAKKYKLAGKSVMLAAADTFRAAGIEQLQILGKRNNIPVISQSSGSDPASVAFDAVKSAISKKIDVLIIDTAGRLHNKLHLLEELKKMVRVIKKLNLSAPHEIMLIIDACNGQNTIKQTEMFHKAINLTGLVITKLDGTAKGGVIFSLANQFLIPIRYIGIGEKTTDLVVFNSNDFIKSIFVK; this is translated from the coding sequence ATGAATTTTGATAAAAAAAACAGTTTTTTTTCTTGGATAAATTCTAAGATAAAAAAAAATAATAAAAAAGAAAAAAAAGAAAATATACTGTTAAAGAAAGAAAAAGAAGGTATTCATACAATACAAAATATTGACAATAAAAAAATAGATTTTCTTTTTAAATTGAAAAATAGTTTAAATAAAACTAAACAATTTTTTGGTGACAGCATTAGTCGTATTTTTTTATCAAAAAAAATAGATGATGCTTTTTTTGAGGAATTAGAAGACACGATGCTTCTTTCTGATATTGGTGTTCATACTACAGATCAGATTATCAGTAAATTAATTAATGATGCAACACATAAAGAATTAAAAAATCCTGAAAAAGTTTATTTTCTCTTAAAAGAACACATGTATTCTATTTTAAATAGAGTAGAAAAACCTTTAAAAATATCTAATCATACCCCTTTTGTTATTTTGGTAGTAGGGATAAATGGAACTGGAAAAACAACAACAGTTTCTAAATTAGCAAAAAAATATAAATTAGCAGGAAAATCTGTAATGTTAGCAGCAGCAGATACATTTCGTGCTGCTGGTATAGAACAGTTGCAAATTTTGGGAAAACGTAACAATATTCCTGTTATATCTCAATCTTCTGGTTCAGATCCAGCTTCAGTGGCTTTTGATGCAGTAAAATCTGCTATATCAAAAAAAATAGATGTTCTAATTATTGATACAGCTGGAAGATTACACAATAAATTACATTTGTTAGAAGAATTAAAAAAGATGGTTAGAGTTATTAAAAAATTAAATTTATCTGCTCCACATGAAATTATGTTGATTATTGATGCTTGTAATGGTCAAAATACTATTAAGCAAACAGAAATGTTTCATAAAGCAATAAACTTAACTGGATTAGTTATTACTAAACTAGATGGAACAGCAAAAGGAGGAGTTATTTTTTCTTTAGCTAATCAATTTTTAATTCCTATTCGTTATATTGGTATTGGTGAAAAAACAACAGATTTAGTTGTTTTTAATAGTAATGATTTTATTAAATCTATTTTTGTGAAATAG
- the dnaT gene encoding primosomal protein DnaT, whose product MKILVSKKITLDLFCKNPIQIIEKEKNEIISISKNKKTVFYVIQPKALKKLFDIKEYFVKSKITKKEKKIIEKFPMHTNWIPDKDFIQKAALWGISLNEEVSKYELASFISYWEAEGLFFHHIQWQQKLARSLERSRSMNNAIQQKKDITYIPVPDQKTPDGFRGK is encoded by the coding sequence ATGAAAATTTTAGTTTCAAAAAAAATAACTCTTGACTTATTTTGCAAAAATCCAATTCAAATTATAGAAAAAGAAAAAAATGAAATTATATCTATATCAAAAAACAAAAAAACTGTATTTTATGTAATACAGCCAAAAGCTTTAAAAAAATTATTTGATATTAAAGAATATTTTGTAAAAAGTAAAATAACAAAAAAAGAAAAAAAAATCATAGAAAAGTTTCCAATGCATACTAATTGGATTCCCGACAAAGATTTTATACAAAAAGCTGCATTATGGGGAATATCATTAAACGAAGAAGTTTCAAAATATGAACTTGCTTCCTTTATTTCCTATTGGGAAGCAGAAGGTTTATTTTTTCATCATATACAATGGCAACAGAAATTAGCTAGAAGTTTAGAACGAAGTCGATCTATGAATAATGCAATACAACAAAAAAAAGATATTACTTATATACCAGTACCTGATCAAAAAACACCTGATGGATTTCGAGGCAAGTAA
- a CDS encoding Cof-type HAD-IIB family hydrolase, with amino-acid sequence MYRIIAADLDGTLLSPENKITKYTEKIIKFLIEKGFYFVFASGRHYIDIMKIRDTLNIKVFMITSNGAQVYDLNNVLIFENHLDEEIALKLCKMKYLDADIITQVYRNNQWYINNNKIDNNFCPTLSSLRYKYFCPDVFNFKKVSKVFFTSHNLKKLHTLQKDIISFLGNRVNVHFSVPGCLEVVSGEVSKGYGLKLISNILGISLKECITFGDGMNDQDMLSISGKACIMENADSSLKKNLPYAEVIGSNKNDGVAVFLNKNFIKNNKFIKCF; translated from the coding sequence ATGTATCGAATTATTGCAGCAGATTTAGATGGCACTTTACTTTCACCAGAAAATAAAATAACAAAATATACTGAAAAAATCATAAAATTTTTAATAGAAAAAGGTTTTTATTTTGTTTTTGCTTCAGGTCGTCACTATATTGATATAATGAAAATTAGAGATACTTTGAATATAAAAGTTTTTATGATTACCTCTAATGGAGCTCAAGTTTACGATTTAAATAATGTATTAATTTTTGAAAACCACTTAGATGAAGAGATTGCTTTAAAATTATGCAAAATGAAATACTTAGATGCAGATATTATCACTCAAGTATATCGTAATAATCAATGGTATATAAATAATAATAAGATAGATAATAATTTTTGCCCTACCTTATCGTCATTAAGGTATAAGTATTTTTGTCCTGATGTGTTTAACTTTAAGAAAGTCAGTAAGGTTTTTTTTACAAGTCATAATTTAAAAAAATTACATACTCTTCAAAAAGACATTATTTCTTTTTTAGGAAATCGAGTTAATGTTCATTTTTCTGTACCAGGTTGTCTAGAAGTTGTATCTGGTGAAGTTTCGAAAGGATATGGATTAAAGTTAATATCTAATATTCTTGGTATTTCTTTAAAAGAATGTATTACTTTTGGAGATGGTATGAATGATCAAGATATGCTTAGTATTTCTGGAAAAGCATGCATTATGGAGAATGCAGATTCGTCTTTAAAAAAGAATTTGCCATATGCTGAGGTTATTGGAAGCAATAAAAATGATGGTGTTGCAGTTTTTTTAAATAAAAATTTTATAAAAAATAATAAATTTATTAAATGTTTTTAA
- the rpoH gene encoding RNA polymerase sigma factor RpoH, with the protein MTNKVQILSVTALGNLDAYIRIANLWPMLSIKEEKLLTKRLRYHDDLDAAKTLILSHLRFVIHISRNYSGYGLLQADLIQEGNIGLMKAVRRFNPDIGVRLVSFAVHWIKSEIHEYVLRNWRIVKVATTKSQRKLFFNLRKNKKRLGWFNQEEIEIVARELGVSSEDVREMESRMSAQDITFNPFPEEDLKDGKINGNMFYLQDKTSNFANGLEQDNWNKHTTSKLSNALLRLDERSRNIIRARWLDKKEKNTLQKIANNYGISAERVRQLEKNAMKKLKIAIEN; encoded by the coding sequence ATGACCAATAAAGTACAGATTTTATCTGTAACAGCACTAGGTAATTTAGATGCTTATATTCGAATAGCTAATCTATGGCCAATGTTGTCGATTAAAGAAGAAAAATTATTAACTAAACGTTTACGCTATCACGATGATTTAGATGCTGCAAAAACTTTAATTCTTTCTCATCTTCGTTTTGTTATTCATATTTCACGTAATTATTCGGGATACGGTTTACTCCAAGCTGATTTAATACAGGAAGGTAATATAGGTTTAATGAAAGCAGTACGTAGATTCAATCCAGACATAGGAGTACGTCTTGTTTCTTTTGCTGTACATTGGATTAAATCAGAAATACATGAGTATGTATTGCGTAATTGGCGAATTGTAAAAGTAGCAACAACTAAGTCTCAAAGAAAATTATTTTTTAATTTAAGAAAAAACAAAAAAAGATTAGGTTGGTTTAATCAAGAAGAAATTGAAATAGTTGCTCGAGAATTAGGTGTAAGCAGTGAAGATGTCAGAGAGATGGAGTCTAGAATGTCAGCTCAAGATATAACTTTTAATCCTTTTCCAGAAGAAGATTTAAAAGATGGAAAAATTAATGGAAATATGTTTTATTTACAAGATAAAACATCTAATTTTGCAAATGGATTAGAACAAGATAATTGGAATAAACATACTACAAGCAAACTAAGTAATGCTTTGTTAAGATTAGATGAGCGAAGTCGAAATATTATTCGTGCACGTTGGTTAGATAAGAAGGAAAAAAACACTTTGCAAAAAATTGCAAATAATTATGGAATATCTGCCGAGCGTGTTAGACAATTAGAAAAAAATGCTATGAAAAAATTAAAAATAGCGATAGAAAATTAA